TCGCCCCAGACGTTCATTTCTCCAAACACGCCCGTCTCTATCATCTCTTCCTGCCAGGGAATTGGGATGTTTCCAGAAGCAAAGTCATTGTAAAACTCTGCGTCTTTGTCATCCAGCACCACTCCTTTGATTGTGCTGAACACACCCACTTCATCGATATCTTTGGCGTAGACCATTTTGGGATCAGGGACAAATGGTGGAGGCAACACgcctttaaatgaaaagcaagGGAGATCAATCAGTTTTGCTTTagcatatcttttttttttttttaaatctactttCATTTGTGTATTAGAgagatgtttattttagttgAGTGCAGTTGATTTGACCTGCTTCCAGGCGTCCCCAGTTAATTTCTTTGAAGAACGGCTGATTTTTGAGCTCTGTGCATTCATTGTCTTTGAAGCCCAGTCGTTTTTCCGGGTCCTTCTCCATCAGACATTCACAAAGGTCTTTGCACTCCTTGCTGAAGCTCGGCGGGTAGAAAACAGGATCATTCAAGGTTCTTCTAGCAACCTCGTCGTTTTCCACCTGAACAAAGAGAAAACGCTTTTCATATGCTCCCTTGCCACATTGCAactatgaatgtatttttaggattttatttgacaggcAAATATGATTTTATCATCTTTTGTCACTCTGTGCTTTCCTTATTCTGtcaattttaaagttgtatTGTGTgatttccaggcacatagtgtcattttgtAGAGCAATCTAGTAATTATGTTAACTgcaattgcaaaaaaaaaaaagaaaagaaaaatacgaAGAAAGCTCTTGATCTTGACTAtgactaaaaaaataagttttactttgtaatttaatgccttggaagtcactttaaaaactcctgctctttctaaaactctgccttcaggaagtcatcacaacagcatttcactgagacgTAGCTCCTACATTACTATTCACAGCTCTGCCAGGTGTTTTCTAATTGcagctggctagtctggaggagctgagtgggagagtcGTGGAGGTAaagtgctctgtgaggcagaagcagCGTGGATCCATCATGGCATTTTGCATTAGTtcatgtttcctgtttctgaatTTCCTTGTCAGCTTTGGGTCAGTTGTTTCTTGTATTTCCATTTAACCTCAGTTGCCTTCATGACTGACATTCACTTTGCTAATAGTGAACTATCACTTCTGTTGGCTCTAGTAATCATTATAATCTCTCATTCCCCCtggttcttgtgtgtttttccattaaCTCTCAGCCGTACACGTCCCTCTGTCATCATGCTGTCATGAGTCCTTCACAGACCACTAACCTAACATGACAAATCGAAATAGAATCACATCGTTTTAgctaattaaaatctgaaaactccAAACGTTCAAGGGtttataattttgtaattttgtgttttgatgatgtaaaacactttgaactgtttttctgctgaaatgtgcagtacaataaacttgattgattgattgattgatttagtgGCGAGCTTTATAGCTAAACTTATCAAATTACCAAAGTACCTGTTCTCCTCGTACTCTAAATGGACCTTTAGCAGCAATCATCTCATACAGGGTGACACCCAAAGTAAAGTAGTCCACTGTGTAGTCATACTCTATCTTCTGTAGCAACTCTGGAGCCATGAAACCTTTAGGTATAAAAACAAGGTGATCCTGAATTTACAacgcaacatttattttttctggacaGATTTTGATGGCACTTTTATTACTTTGCATTTACCTGGAGTCCCAGCATAGCCTGCGGTCTTATCCTTTCCAGGTGGAAGCTCGACAGCAAGACCCAAATCTGACAGCCGGACATGTCCTGAGCAAAAAGGTTATGGTTTCAATGTTTGAGATGACAATATAGATACATATTGGAAAGACTTGAATCGCTTGGTAAAATGGATTAAATGGCTGACCTGCGTCGTCCAGCAGAACATTCTCTGGCTTCAGGTCCCGGTAGATGATCCTGTGCTGATGAAGATGCTCCAACCCACAGATAATCTGAGCTGTGTAAAACCGTGCTCTCTTCTCATCAAAACCTGGATTCTTCTCGTCTACGTTATACATGTGAAATCTGAGGAATGAAGAGCAGATGTAATATTGATTATAGTAAAAATATAGGAAATCATTTTTAGGTAAATTAGCATCCTTAGCCTGTTTAGTTATCACATTACCTTAGGCTTATTGAAAGGATTTTACTCTGATCTCAAAGAAACTGTTTGCCTGCAGGAATTATTCCATGACATGTTTCTTTCTAGTCCTGCTGAGTGTTTAGAAAGAGTACCTGAGATCTCCCCCATTCATGATGGTCATGACCAGACAAAGGTCAGTCTTGGTCTGGAATGCATAAGCCAGTGTCACGATAAAACGGCTGTGAACTTTTACAAGGATACGCTTCTCCACAATCGCTCCctgaacataaaacaaacaaaacaaaacacaaaaaaaatcagcactTCCAGGAATAGTCAATGTTGTCCTTTTTACAGAACTACACAATTTACCGTTCAGCATTTCAGACCTTTTTCCCCCTCATTGAGCCGCCTTTGAAGATTTCTCCTTGAGGCAGGTGACTTACAGGTGTTAACGGTTCAGTGAGATTTATTAACCTCTCTTCTTTTAGATACTTTGCAATGGAATTACTTGAAGAAGAAGCTACAATTTTAACAgaacaaatgcattttattgtcaGCTTGTCTGTGATAAACGTGCAAcgtgtctttttgtttttgagatatGAGTCATATTAAGATATTTCTCCTCACAAAACCGCATCATATAGTCAAACAAATGGTATTCAAGTCATAAGATCCATGAGCTGAAGGGGTGTGTTTGTGCTgagttcagttgtttttgtcaagtCCAGTAAGTAAATTTGGTCACAGAAACCACTGTTGTGGTttggaaagaaatgaaaagataaaatagaGTTATCTATTtgcaaactggaaacaaaacatCACTATATGATAAGTGGGGAAAAATATTCACAGGTTATTTCAGTACAACCTAAAGTAAAGCAAATATGAAGAAAGAGCTTTTTGGCAGAGGGAAATCTACACTTTTGAAACAAAACCATACTGTTGTTTTCAAAGTTGTGTGTGTAGAAAAAGTAGTATTTCTTCCATTCCACAAATATTCATTACTTTGTACTGGTCTGTCTCAAAAATCCTCTATAACAcggttttgtgattttaaattacaaaatgtgacaaatataaAGGGATATAAGGAAAGTATCTCAATTTCTCTTGAAGTTTccaagagaaaacatttttaacaaaggatttttaacattttgtacaaaataattcCTGCTTTACCTCGTAGCCTTTGCGTTTCTTAAGTCGCTTCTTCTCCAACTTCTTGTTGGCGTACATTTTACCCGTTGCTTTCGCCTGACAGGCAAACACTTCCCCAAAACCTCCTTTACCTAGAACCCTGAAGTCCATGAACCACTCTTCATCAAAGGGCTGGCTCTCCAGCCATTTGAACTGAACGAAACGTAGGAAGAACATGCTGTTCTTGAACTCATCTAAGGCCTTCTTCTCCAGATGTCGGAGCAACTGCTGCTCACTTTCCTTGAACAGGTCAGCACGGACGTTCTTTAGGTCTTCTTTGACGCGAATGATGGCTTTCTCCTCAAGGAAACTGCAGAAATGCTTCGAATCTGTCTCATAATACGTGTTGACCATTCTCCGGGCCTTCTGCAGCCTGTCGTTCTCCTGGCTTATACCGTAGTCTTCTATGTCTTTCCACAGCTCTCCAGCATTTTTGTAGGTGGCACTACTCTGGAGGAACTGCTGAAACAAGCACTTGCCAATGGGCTGTTTGGTACACATGCTTTCAAAGGTTGTGTCTACAGTGGTCTTCATGTGTTGGCAATCTCTGATGTGAGGAAGTTTCAGCCTGGCACGCATTTTTTGTCGCGCATGGCGGCTGCTGCACATCCATCCGCGCCGCCTCGGGCTGACACGTAAGCTGAGTTTGCTACGACAGTTTCCAAACCACCGATGTCCATCGCTTTGCCTTTGTCAAGAGAAGGAGGATAAGCATATCAAGAAAAGCACAAGTAGTGTCTTTAAAGTGCTTTGAGCTTAAATAACTACCATCAGTTGTTACATGGGCACTCTTAAACAGCAATCACTGTTTTTCTAAGGATGTACTGATAAATGATCAATCCTGGATTTGGGTTTTGTATTGAGTGCCTGTCAGCTCCGTTCAAGCTAAACACCAATGGATGATTGGTAATCCTGGGCACCTGTGGCTGCTTCAATCTGTTTCTCAGAACATAAATCCtgaaaaaattatacattaaagattaaaataaatttgcaaaggtttttttttccctctctctctctccctttaaAGGAAATTATACTTTGCCGTTGTTCTTATAAAGCTAAGATTTTGCTTTTCCAGTCATGGAGGACCATTGTcctgcatatttaaaatgactttctgTTTGAACACATACTGTAACGAGTCAAGGACACGTCTCAAAGATTCCAGGAAATTTGTCCTTCAGGACTGGATTTCCCCACCTACGGCTTAACGTGTAAAGAGTTAAGCCAACGTTTCCTCCAGTCCCTGACATCCAGTCAGTGGCAGTTTCTGATATGGGCGATATGGGCAACCGCCCAGGGCAGCATCTTGTGGGGGAGAGCACCATTGATGACATTTCAAACTATGCTGGCGATTAGGACCACATATGTGATTAATTCAGCCACAGACAATAATTCTCATATTTAGTTGAAAGCAAAGATGACATAAGAAGGGAGATACAATTTTATTTGAGAGATACAATTTTCACATCTACTGAAAGGAATGTGAAATGTGTGAGggatatgtttttttctaacattcCCACCTTCATTTTCTGGAAAGTTTTTCTCGGATTCCCCTGCCGTTATCTTTCCCTTCTCCAGCAGCTGTTTTGTCATGGTGACTGACCTCATTTCATTGTATTCCTCCTTAGATATTTGTGTTACAGTTGTGAACAGTAACAGTATTTTAACATGATGATTCAAATATTGGAAGTAGAGCATAGGTAACTTTAGATTCATAAATCAAAATGATTTGAGTGAGAAGTAAGTCCTCTGGCaccatttattaatttattaagacAAATTATTCACCAGTCTTTTCAATGGCAGCTGTAGTCAAGCACCAAGCGGGTATAAACGATGAATGGTTGACATTTTGGGGTAGCACTGTTTCCATTAAAGACCAGATTTCATGTTGTGACAACATTTAGAAAACCAGGTAATTCTGCTGAGATTGcaaatgtttctgcttcttGTTCAGGCGGGTCCTTTGCAGGCTGAACACACAAATGGGAAACATATTTTAAGATGCTTATTTTAACTGTGCTTCCAATATTCATTTATGATTCCATAAATACTCTTTCTTTAAGTATTCAAAGAGTATTTAAATACTTATCTCTAATATATTAATCCAAAGGTTCGCTGCTTAATCTACTCCTGGACACCTGCTTTAAACTACAGATTAAGGTAGTTTAAAGCAAGTGATCCGCTGGGATCTTATGTTGGGAAATTATGTTGGGATCTGCTGCACTCTGCTGTTCACAAGTCAAATATGAAGGATTGCTTCTGTCAGAAACATCCTTATTTATATAGAGTCATATGGAAAAATTAGGACACCCTTTGAAGAATCAGTgctttcaaaagagcagaaagtTGTTTATTACAAGATAAAAACAGGGagaacaaaagagagagagagaaagagagagacagaaaatacATAGTTTTAGCCAATaacttaaagaagaaaaaatagtaATTTAACTGAGGAAAAAGTTAGGACATGGTACCGCCTTATAGCTGGTTTTTGCTCCCTTTGGTCAAAGTATCTTTTGAGACTCGTCCTGTAGCAACACACCAGTCTCTCACATCAACTCTGTTCACATTCAGCTCTACGATGTTTGTTTGGGATTCTTGTTTGCTCAAGTCACTCCTCTGCATCTCAGAATATCAGAGAGCTGATCTCTTACTCTGTTCAGGACTTCCTATTTTTTTAACTCTCAGCCAAAACATCCACTAGCCATGACACATCCCCCTCCATGCTTCCCAGTTGTACATGTGCCTCTTTCCTTTTGGAGTGCTGTTGTTTGGGTCACACCAAGGATGTCTCTGTTCAGTTTCAGATTCCCTGATCACCAGACTCATAACCTGCGCCTCaaatactctttttttaaactgaaaattttaaaaggtctttttttttttgttgccatttttatATTACTTGATTCTTttagttttctcaaaatttttatgaaatatcCATATGTCtgaataaataagaaactaGGAATTTGGTTAAATACAAGTGAATGTAAGCAAGCATTTCATTCtcagctgattttaaaaaaaatgttcttattcTCTTTCTAAGAACGTCTCTACATAAATGTGAGTAATATTTCTTTATCTAAATTGGTTTCCTTTATGCCTcacagctttttgtttgttattgtttctaTTTCTAAGACATTTGTTTAATTAGGTTTAATTAAGTTCATAACTTAAGTTCATAACTTAATTAATCagttcagaaaatgttaaatagttAAAGACTGCaactatttctttttgttttgcaagaCTAAACCAAGGAGCAgttgatcaaatattttctttaaatcaaaaacattttttttcacagtttatacataaaaaaacccattgtattattattattttaaaaagcatttctttgAGACAGCTGAGCATAAGGTGTGTTGTGGATCAGCAGGTCACTCTGGTTGTTTATTTCATTCCTGACCCAGTGCTGTTGGAGCAGATAGTAACACGCTGGCCTCTGCAGGTTGTCCATTTAACCCTGACCGTTAACGCCACGGCTTTCCGTATGAATGACTGATCTTCACGTTAATTACCCTTCATGAACCGGTGACTGTTAATTAGCCCAAATTACGTGGTTCTCTGAGGCCAGGCCTGACTGCGCTATGTTTTAGTTATATGTAATTATAAAAGATAAGCAGAAAGTAATCTGTTTTGATTGATGTTCAATCCCTTTGCCTCAATTATATTTCAGTATATTTATcacaatgaataaaatcatcAGCAAAACCAAGAAATGTTGCGATTTTTGATTTTGCAAAGATCCTTCTCTTAATTGTAACACTCCTGAGATAAAGTGAGTAGTACTTAccgtgttgtttttcttccgcGTCTggaaaagctgtttaaaattCAGGATTCTAgatccaaaaacataaatatttttacccttttggctgtttttttctttttaaatcagccAGCACAGGCAGAATGGTCTCTGTCCTGTCAGAGAGCTCCTCTCATCTCCTCTTCCTGCAGTGGGATGTGATGGGAAGGTGAAGACTTCAGGTTGAGGTTTACTCTGCTCCTAAGATCCCGTTTGGCAGCTCACTGGCTGCTGATAATAAAAAGGCGGAAGCGACTTGGATCACTCAGACAGAGACATGATCATAGGAAATCCAGCTCATGGGACAGTTTTTCTAAAGATTGTAGTGTCATGGGTTTTATAATCATCCAATCAACCTTAAACAGGACTATTTGATACATTCCTCAAggtaataaaattaacaataatgTGATTTCAGTTTGATGCCACAGAATGCGGTGATTGAGCCACAGTCCAGCTCCAAAGGAAGGACTTCGGATCTGACCAGGATTATCCTTGAAGGGTTTCATATCCGCACAAGAATTCAACATAACCTTTGAACTTGTCTCTGCCAGCAGGCCTCTCAGTAATCAAGTGAAGactttaatgaatttaatgaaaatgtgtcTGCTCTTCTTAAAtcgtttgtgtgttttaaaaagaaggaCATGAGAATTGAGAGGGTACGTTTCAGGTGAGAGGATTTAGTGTGTGGTTAAGGAAACGGAGAAGAGGGATTTGGATCACGTAGCTAAAGAGGACAGACAGGGTGATAGCACAGAACACAAAGAGGCCCAAAGTAGCTCATAATAGGTAATTAATTACTATAAAGTAAGGAGAATTCACTTTACACACTAAAATAATACCAAGTTACATCTCTAAATCGTTGTTAATTGATCACAAAATCTGAAgggaaaagaaattatttccaATTAATTTAACTCAGTAAAAAACACAGTAAGTATATTGCTTTATACAATATTGCACATTATAAGATTAAATGCTCTAATATATTGCTCTTCAAATCAACATAAAACACACTTTACTGTCCAGTCTAATCCAGCTCAGTGACAGGTCAAACTTACTTAACCAGGAGGGGCCAGTAGGTAAAGTGGCCATGTATAAATGTAACAATCCAGCATTCATGTTATAATTCTAATGTGAGtaaagtaaataagtaaataaagtttatttataaagcacttttcaCAGACATAAATTGTACAAAGTGCTGTACGATAAAAATCAGCCTGAAGAccatacaaaacataaaaccaacataTTGTGTGTAtatgaaacacaataaaatcaagagataaaaaatgttttaagttgctttttaaaacccTCCACAGAGTCAGCAAAATGGATCCGCAAGGGCAAACTGCTTCACAGCCTTGGGGCCACCGACTGAAAGGCCTTCTCACCTATTGTCAGAGGACCCATCAGTGTTTCATAACGCcctgaagttaaaaaaagaaaaaaaaaaacatcctattATAAATGTTGACATTGTTGTTGCTATGGTGTTTAGAGGTCTGTCAACTGATTAAATAGATGTAATTAAATGAGGTTTTGGACGTCAACGTTCCAACTCCAACACTAATCTGTCATGAACTCAATGAGGCTAACCTGGTAACCTCTGCTGAACTCACTTTGGTTCACTCTGATTAGCTTGGAGAAAAAGACTGCAGAATGTGCCCTTAATAAACCgttgacatttatttcatgCAACTGTTGGATTTATGTTATTGGGGCAGatgttgtagttttaaaaaaaaagggttaaaGACCGTGACCCTCTTGGATCATAGGAGAAACTAAAAGGAGTCTCATTCTGCTCCGCTGGCCGGCATTTTGAACTGTACAACAACCGGGTCAAACTTCATGGAACGTCTTCCATGAATCTTAAATAAGATGTTAAAATTATGCTGCTTAAAGATGTTAATCAGTGGATTGTGCCAATGATTTTTCTTCCAACTAAAGAAAACCAATTTGTTTGCTTAAATAACATTAGCCTTTCACCTGCTAAACTGTTAGCAACAGTTTAATTTAGTCTTACCACCCCGCAATGAGATAGTAGTGGTAAAGCTGGACTGATATATGtatacaaataataaattttatccTAAGTCTGACTTGTTTAATCATCTAAGCTTTAGGTCAGTTTTAAATCCAAGTTTTAGCTGCCATTACATTATACATTATTCGCTTCAAACCATTTTTTGAGTTGGAAACGCAACCCAGCGTGCTGAATCATAATCTGATCtaaattgtgtgaaataaacCCAAGCCTGAATCAGTTCATATGACACACTGGCTCATTTCAAAAACAGCAGTCTTGTTATTACATTGAAGTAGTTTGTAGTTTTGAGTTGGCTGTTTTCCCACTGGTGATGCTGTTGTAGGTCTTCCTCTAAGCTATAGACAATTTAttactatccatccatccattttctgttcacccttcgtccctaaatggggtcgggagggttgctggtgcctatctccaggtgggtcccgggcgagaggcggggttcaccctggacaggtcgccagtcgtcacagggcaacacaaagacatacaagacaaacaaccatgcacgcacacacacacacacacccacacacacacacacacacacacacacacacacacacccacacacacgcacacgcacacacacacacacacacacacctggggagaatttagagaaaccaattaacctgacagtcttgttttttggactgtgggaggaagccggagaacccagagagaacccacgcatgcacaaggagaacatgcaaactccatgcagaaagaccccgggccgggaatcaaacccaggaccttcttgctgcaaggcaacagctctaccaactgtgccattGTGCAGCCCCACCAATGTATTACTACTTTTGAATTTTATAACTACTTTTTATTATAACAGTTATGATTAATatctattattttctttattttttttgagccTGTTCGGTTTAAGATACAGGTGGCTGCCGCCCCCTAGTGTAAAGGAATTGTGGCCAATTAAGATCAAAAGTCAATATTTGGCTTTCCACTTCTGAACTCTTTTCTTCACCACCATCATTTCACTTTGGTAAACTTGggttgactttattttatttattttttttattggaggATTAATGTACAGCgtagcaaaaatgtattttcagtgaatcacatgcatttatttataaaacactgtCCAATTTTACACGCTGCTTTGCAGCTTTGGTTTTAGTTACTTTATGCAGGATTCTATAAATATAATCTGTAACAAGACAAAGCCTGTTCATGGGCTACCATAAGTGACGAACACtcgtattgttttattttttaagatgagACGTTCAACGAAAGGATGAAATGTGAGTTAAAAACTGGGTTAAATGTAAATGTGGGTTTGATGTAACTGTATCGTGTGCCAGAGAAAACTGGCAAGAAGTTACTGTTTCTAGTTATGATGGACTTAATGTTGCCGCTAATTTTTGATTGTGAAAGCACAGAAAGTAGTGACTTTCTTCGTCGTTTTATCTATCATTTAGGTTTCTTAATATGCGacttaaaagtacaaaatagaTTCAAATCAATTGGAAATCACATAGAATAAGAATTAAATTGAGATACATTTGTGAAGAAGCCATTTTCTTTCTCCGCATTCAGCGGATATTTCGCTTTTGAcctttgtttattaaaattccGACTGTACGG
This window of the Gambusia affinis linkage group LG15, SWU_Gaff_1.0, whole genome shotgun sequence genome carries:
- the grk1b gene encoding LOW QUALITY PROTEIN: rhodopsin kinase GRK1b (The sequence of the model RefSeq protein was modified relative to this genomic sequence to represent the inferred CDS: inserted 1 base in 1 codon), coding for MDIGGLETVVANSAYVSARGGADGCAAAAMRDKKXRARLKLPHIRDCQHMKTTVDTTFESMCTKQPIGKCLFQQFLQSSATYKNAGELWKDIEDYGISQENDRLQKARRMVNTYYETDSKHFCSFLEEKAIIRVKEDLKNVRADLFKESEQQLLRHLEKKALDEFKNSMFFLRFVQFKWLESQPFDEEWFMDFRVLGKGGFGEVFACQAKATGKMYANKKLEKKRLKKRKGYEGAIVEKRILVKVHSRFIVTLAYAFQTKTDLCLVMTIMNGGDLRFHMYNVDEKNPGFDEKRARFYTAQIICGLEHLHQHRIIYRDLKPENVLLDDAGHVRLSDLGLAVELPPGKDKTAGYAGTPGFMAPELLQKIEYDYTVDYFTLGVTLYEMIAAKGPFRVRGEQVENDEVARRTLNDPVFYPPSFSKECKDLCECLMEKDPEKRLGFKDNECTELKNQPFFKEINWGRLEAGVLPPPFVPDPKMVYAKDIDEVGVFSTIKGVVLDDKDAEFYNDFASGNIPIPWQEEMIETGVFGEMNVWGEGGKLPNDLDPNYIEAKGGVCVLL